The Equus quagga isolate Etosha38 chromosome 2, UCLA_HA_Equagga_1.0, whole genome shotgun sequence genome has a window encoding:
- the TPM1 gene encoding tropomyosin alpha-1 chain isoform X3, with protein MGLRDSGAARSAARRRHHRPSQPGPLPRVTSEPGRGARSRSKIPGALAALPEGPSRPGAPPRDPHAQQPCCREHAQCLPRFANSAGPRRAPRPAACARPRRSRTRLRFVCAAREAATSGLVLGRRGRPDRTARPGRGAGGRECGSSGGGRSAAASLAHRSLPVCPPAPRAMAGSSSLEAVRRKIRSLQEQADAAEERAGSLQRELDYERKLRETAEADVASLNRRIQLVEEELDRAQERLATALQKLEEAEKAADESERGMKVIESRAQKDEEKMEIQEIQLKEAKHIAEDADRKYEEVARKLVIIESDLERAEERAELSEGQVRQLEEQLRIMDQTLKALMAAEDKYSQKEDKYEEEIKVLSDKLKEAETRAEFAERSVTKLEKSIDDLEDELYAQKLKYKAISEELDHALNDMTSI; from the exons aTGGGACTCCGGGACTCCGGAGCGGCGCGCTCCGCCGCCAGGAGGCGACACCATCGCCCTTCGCAGCCAGGTCCCTTACCCCGGGTCACCTCGGAGCCGGGGAGGGGCGCAAGGAGTCGAAGTAAAATTCCTGGCGCGCTGGCCGCCCTCCCGGAAGGGCCCAGCCGGCCAGGTGCCCCGCCGCGCGACCCCCACGCCCAGCAGCCCTGCTGCCGCGAGCATGCGCAGTGCCTCCCGCGATTTGCGAATTCCGCGGGTCCGCGgcgcgcgccccgccccgccgcctgTGCCCGCCCCCGGCGCTCGCGCACCCGCCTGCGGTTCGTCTGCGCCGCCCGGGAAGCCGCCACTTCCGGGCTCGTTTTGGGCCGCAGGGGGCGCCCCGATCGCACGGCGCGtccggggcggggcgcgggcggtCGGGAGTGCGGCAGTAGCGGCGGCGGCCGGAGCGCTGCAGCCAGCCTCGCCCACCGCAGCCTGCCCGTCTGCCCGCCGGCGCCCCGCGCGATGGCGGGGAGCAGCTCGCTGGAGGCGGTGCGGAGGAAGATCCGGAGCCTGCAGGAGCAGGCGGACGCCGCGGAGGAGCGCGCGGGCAGCCTGCAGCGCGAGCTGGACTACGAGAGGAAGCTAAGGGAGACC GCTGAAGCCGATGTGGCCTCTCTGAACAGACGCATCCAGCTGGTTGAGGAAGAGCTGGATCGTGCCCAGGAGCGTCTGGCCACAGCCctgcagaagctggaggaagcCGAGAAGGCAGCAGATGAGAGCGAGAG AGGCATGAAAGTCATTGAGAGCCGAGCCcaaaaggatgaagagaaaatggaaattcaggAGATCCAACTGAAAGAGGCCAAGCACATTGCTGAAGATGCCGACCGCAAGTATGAAGAG GTGGCCCGTAAGCTGGTCATCATTGAGAGTGACTTGGAACGTGCAGAGGAACGGGCTGAGCTCTCAGAAGG CCAAGTTCGACAGCTGGAAGAACAATTAAGAATAATGGATCAGACCTTGAAAGCATTAATGGCTGCAGAGGATAAG TACTCACAGAAGGAAGACAAATATGAGGAAGAGATCAAGGTCCTTTCTGACAAGCTGAAGGAG GCTGAGACTCGGGCTGAATTTGCAGAGAGGTCAGTAACTAAATTGGAGAAAAGCATTGATGACTTAGAAG ACGAGCTGTACGCTCAGAAACTGAAGTACAAAGCCATCAGCGAGGAGCTGGACCACGCTCTCAACGATATGACTTCCAT ATAA
- the TPM1 gene encoding tropomyosin alpha-1 chain isoform X4 has translation MGLRDSGAARSAARRRHHRPSQPGPLPRVTSEPGRGARSRSKIPGALAALPEGPSRPGAPPRDPHAQQPCCREHAQCLPRFANSAGPRRAPRPAACARPRRSRTRLRFVCAAREAATSGLVLGRRGRPDRTARPGRGAGGRECGSSGGGRSAAASLAHRSLPVCPPAPRAMAGSSSLEAVRRKIRSLQEQADAAEERAGSLQRELDYERKLRETAEADVASLNRRIQLVEEELDRAQERLATALQKLEEAEKAADESERGMKVIESRAQKDEEKMEIQEIQLKEAKHIAEDADRKYEEVARKLVIIESDLERAEERAELSEGKCAELEEELKTVTNNLKSLEAQAEKYSQKEDKYEEEIKVLSDKLKEAETRAEFAERSVTKLEKSIDDLEDELYAQKLKYKAISEELDHALNDMTSM, from the exons aTGGGACTCCGGGACTCCGGAGCGGCGCGCTCCGCCGCCAGGAGGCGACACCATCGCCCTTCGCAGCCAGGTCCCTTACCCCGGGTCACCTCGGAGCCGGGGAGGGGCGCAAGGAGTCGAAGTAAAATTCCTGGCGCGCTGGCCGCCCTCCCGGAAGGGCCCAGCCGGCCAGGTGCCCCGCCGCGCGACCCCCACGCCCAGCAGCCCTGCTGCCGCGAGCATGCGCAGTGCCTCCCGCGATTTGCGAATTCCGCGGGTCCGCGgcgcgcgccccgccccgccgcctgTGCCCGCCCCCGGCGCTCGCGCACCCGCCTGCGGTTCGTCTGCGCCGCCCGGGAAGCCGCCACTTCCGGGCTCGTTTTGGGCCGCAGGGGGCGCCCCGATCGCACGGCGCGtccggggcggggcgcgggcggtCGGGAGTGCGGCAGTAGCGGCGGCGGCCGGAGCGCTGCAGCCAGCCTCGCCCACCGCAGCCTGCCCGTCTGCCCGCCGGCGCCCCGCGCGATGGCGGGGAGCAGCTCGCTGGAGGCGGTGCGGAGGAAGATCCGGAGCCTGCAGGAGCAGGCGGACGCCGCGGAGGAGCGCGCGGGCAGCCTGCAGCGCGAGCTGGACTACGAGAGGAAGCTAAGGGAGACC GCTGAAGCCGATGTGGCCTCTCTGAACAGACGCATCCAGCTGGTTGAGGAAGAGCTGGATCGTGCCCAGGAGCGTCTGGCCACAGCCctgcagaagctggaggaagcCGAGAAGGCAGCAGATGAGAGCGAGAG AGGCATGAAAGTCATTGAGAGCCGAGCCcaaaaggatgaagagaaaatggaaattcaggAGATCCAACTGAAAGAGGCCAAGCACATTGCTGAAGATGCCGACCGCAAGTATGAAGAG GTGGCCCGTAAGCTGGTCATCATTGAGAGTGACTTGGAACGTGCAGAGGAACGGGCTGAGCTCTCAGAAGG CAAATGTGCCGAGCTTGAAGAAGAATTGAAAACTGTGACGAACAACTTGAAGTCACTGGAGGCTCAGGCTGAGAAG TACTCACAGAAGGAAGACAAATATGAGGAAGAGATCAAGGTCCTTTCTGACAAGCTGAAGGAG GCTGAGACTCGGGCTGAATTTGCAGAGAGGTCAGTAACTAAATTGGAGAAAAGCATTGATGACTTAGAAG ACGAGCTGTACGCTCAGAAACTGAAGTACAAAGCCATCAGCGAGGAGCTGGACCACGCTCTCAACGATATGACTTCCATGTAA
- the TPM1 gene encoding tropomyosin alpha-1 chain isoform X1: MGLRDSGAARSAARRRHHRPSQPGPLPRVTSEPGRGARSRSKIPGALAALPEGPSRPGAPPRDPHAQQPCCREHAQCLPRFANSAGPRRAPRPAACARPRRSRTRLRFVCAAREAATSGLVLGRRGRPDRTARPGRGAGGRECGSSGGGRSAAASLAHRSLPVCPPAPRAMAGSSSLEAVRRKIRSLQEQADAAEERAGSLQRELDYERKLRETAEADVASLNRRIQLVEEELDRAQERLATALQKLEEAEKAADESERGMKVIESRAQKDEEKMEIQEIQLKEAKHIAEDADRKYEEVARKLVIIESDLERAEERAELSEGKCAELEEELKTVTNNLKSLEAQAEKYSQKEDKYEEEIKVLSDKLKEAETRAEFAERSVTKLEKSIDDLEDELYAQKLKYKAISEELDHALNDMTSI, encoded by the exons aTGGGACTCCGGGACTCCGGAGCGGCGCGCTCCGCCGCCAGGAGGCGACACCATCGCCCTTCGCAGCCAGGTCCCTTACCCCGGGTCACCTCGGAGCCGGGGAGGGGCGCAAGGAGTCGAAGTAAAATTCCTGGCGCGCTGGCCGCCCTCCCGGAAGGGCCCAGCCGGCCAGGTGCCCCGCCGCGCGACCCCCACGCCCAGCAGCCCTGCTGCCGCGAGCATGCGCAGTGCCTCCCGCGATTTGCGAATTCCGCGGGTCCGCGgcgcgcgccccgccccgccgcctgTGCCCGCCCCCGGCGCTCGCGCACCCGCCTGCGGTTCGTCTGCGCCGCCCGGGAAGCCGCCACTTCCGGGCTCGTTTTGGGCCGCAGGGGGCGCCCCGATCGCACGGCGCGtccggggcggggcgcgggcggtCGGGAGTGCGGCAGTAGCGGCGGCGGCCGGAGCGCTGCAGCCAGCCTCGCCCACCGCAGCCTGCCCGTCTGCCCGCCGGCGCCCCGCGCGATGGCGGGGAGCAGCTCGCTGGAGGCGGTGCGGAGGAAGATCCGGAGCCTGCAGGAGCAGGCGGACGCCGCGGAGGAGCGCGCGGGCAGCCTGCAGCGCGAGCTGGACTACGAGAGGAAGCTAAGGGAGACC GCTGAAGCCGATGTGGCCTCTCTGAACAGACGCATCCAGCTGGTTGAGGAAGAGCTGGATCGTGCCCAGGAGCGTCTGGCCACAGCCctgcagaagctggaggaagcCGAGAAGGCAGCAGATGAGAGCGAGAG AGGCATGAAAGTCATTGAGAGCCGAGCCcaaaaggatgaagagaaaatggaaattcaggAGATCCAACTGAAAGAGGCCAAGCACATTGCTGAAGATGCCGACCGCAAGTATGAAGAG GTGGCCCGTAAGCTGGTCATCATTGAGAGTGACTTGGAACGTGCAGAGGAACGGGCTGAGCTCTCAGAAGG CAAATGTGCCGAGCTTGAAGAAGAATTGAAAACTGTGACGAACAACTTGAAGTCACTGGAGGCTCAGGCTGAGAAG TACTCACAGAAGGAAGACAAATATGAGGAAGAGATCAAGGTCCTTTCTGACAAGCTGAAGGAG GCTGAGACTCGGGCTGAATTTGCAGAGAGGTCAGTAACTAAATTGGAGAAAAGCATTGATGACTTAGAAG ACGAGCTGTACGCTCAGAAACTGAAGTACAAAGCCATCAGCGAGGAGCTGGACCACGCTCTCAACGATATGACTTCCAT ATAA